One window of the Candidatus Methylomirabilota bacterium genome contains the following:
- a CDS encoding P-II family nitrogen regulator yields MKKIEAVIKPFKLDDVKEALTEIGVIGMTVTEVRGFGRQKGHTELYRGSEYTVDFLPKVKIEVVVADHMVDKVVSTIAGAAKTGSIGDGKVFVLPMSESIRIRTGEKGESAV; encoded by the coding sequence ATGAAGAAGATCGAGGCGGTCATCAAGCCGTTCAAGCTCGACGACGTCAAGGAGGCGCTGACGGAGATCGGGGTCATCGGCATGACGGTGACGGAGGTGCGCGGGTTCGGTCGCCAGAAGGGCCACACCGAGCTCTACCGCGGCTCCGAGTACACGGTGGACTTCCTGCCCAAGGTGAAGATCGAGGTCGTGGTCGCCGACCACATGGTGGACAAGGTCGTCTCGACCATCGCCGGCGCGGCGAAGACGGGCTCGATCGGCGACGGCAAGGTGTTCGTGCTGCCCATGAGCGAGTCCATCCGCATCCGGACCGGGGAGAAGGGCGAGTCGGCCGTGTGA
- the glnE gene encoding bifunctional [glutamate--ammonia ligase]-adenylyl-L-tyrosine phosphorylase/[glutamate--ammonia-ligase] adenylyltransferase → MNPARRDFRRLGFADPSAARRNFESLAPTPRDAELLARAWPRLAAELAASPDPDMALNNLERHAAAVDRSVLFATLAEHPGAAALLARVGGASQFLADALRRRPSNLAWLLEPATMRVWLPEDLAADLALALAPFEGRAARLNALRRFKYRHLLRIGARDLLGDADLAATTEELARLADACLAEALRMADAAARAEHGAPLDAAGAETGLAVIAMGKLGGEELNYSSDIDLMFVYGADGETAGGPGGPVAAGEYFARVAKGLVAILEEVTDEGYAFRVDLRLRPEGRMGAIILSLDGYRTYYAERAELWERQALVKARIAAGAAGVGARFMALAREVVFRPGRDARVVPAIRAMKRAIDRGLRAKGAEATNVKLGRGGIREIEFLVQALQLLYAGDDPWLAERNTLKAIFRLTERGYLAPALGRTLSDALVHLRTVEHRLQILHEFQTHTLPASADELGRLARRVGFEGSPARAARRFVAHHRAVRAAVHRAFREFFAERAPRPRARVKLPSVMALRATGFADPDRARYNLQLILEGRPLVPYAGQLRQALERLYPALLDALWKSPDPDEALNQFERFLSAAGPRTGLIELLATRPELLGGLVRVCAGGDVLTQLLIAQPELLASLAAPERLLTPKRDAAYRAALAAVFAPAQAPGERRDALRRVKQAEELAIVWRHLLGVTTLEGYAREMTALAEAVLAAGFILTLEPLVERHGVPRDAAGRFVPAVVVGLGKLGGRELVTGGDLDIFVVFGEDGTTDGPEPIDAHWFYSLSAERLAGTLGDITAAGVAFPVDLRLRPGSKGSGFASSAAALERYYGEYGDLWERQTLTRSRLLLGDRALGRRVRAALRRLVYGEPLPRASLKEIAEVRKRMEVELGKETPGRRHVKYGRGGLVDVEFLAQALQLVHGAEHPEARGASTAAALAGLARAGALAPETAERLLGHYRFLRRVSAALRLLGARPTDTLDLAGPLPARVASALGFPSRRAFLDAYRERTEAVRAAYDAHLT, encoded by the coding sequence GTGAACCCCGCGCGGCGCGACTTCCGCCGGCTCGGGTTCGCCGACCCGTCCGCGGCGCGGCGCAACTTCGAGAGCCTCGCGCCGACGCCGCGGGACGCCGAGCTGCTCGCGCGGGCCTGGCCGCGGCTCGCGGCCGAGCTCGCCGCGTCGCCCGACCCGGACATGGCGCTCAACAACCTCGAGCGCCACGCGGCCGCCGTCGACCGGTCCGTCCTCTTCGCGACGCTGGCCGAGCACCCCGGCGCGGCCGCCCTCCTCGCGCGGGTCGGCGGGGCGAGCCAGTTCCTCGCCGACGCGCTCCGCCGGCGGCCGTCGAACCTCGCCTGGCTGCTCGAGCCGGCGACGATGCGCGTGTGGCTCCCGGAGGACCTCGCCGCCGACCTCGCGCTGGCGCTCGCCCCCTTCGAGGGGCGCGCGGCGCGGTTGAACGCGCTCCGCCGCTTCAAGTACCGCCACCTCCTCCGGATCGGCGCCCGCGACCTCCTGGGCGACGCCGACCTCGCCGCGACGACCGAGGAGCTCGCGCGCCTGGCCGACGCCTGTCTCGCCGAGGCGCTCCGCATGGCCGACGCCGCGGCGCGCGCCGAGCACGGCGCGCCGCTCGACGCCGCCGGCGCCGAGACGGGGCTCGCGGTGATCGCGATGGGCAAGCTCGGCGGCGAGGAGCTCAACTACTCCTCCGACATCGACCTCATGTTCGTGTACGGCGCCGACGGCGAGACCGCGGGCGGGCCCGGCGGGCCCGTCGCCGCCGGCGAGTACTTCGCGCGCGTCGCGAAGGGGCTCGTCGCCATCCTCGAGGAGGTCACCGACGAGGGGTACGCCTTCCGCGTGGACCTCCGGCTCCGGCCCGAGGGGCGGATGGGCGCGATCATCCTCTCGCTCGACGGCTATCGCACGTACTACGCGGAGCGCGCCGAGCTGTGGGAGCGTCAGGCGCTCGTCAAGGCGCGCATCGCAGCGGGCGCCGCGGGCGTCGGCGCGCGTTTCATGGCGCTCGCGCGCGAGGTCGTCTTCCGGCCGGGGCGCGACGCGCGCGTCGTCCCCGCGATCCGCGCGATGAAGCGCGCGATCGACCGCGGGCTCCGGGCGAAGGGCGCCGAGGCGACCAACGTCAAGCTCGGGCGCGGCGGGATCCGCGAGATCGAGTTCCTCGTGCAGGCGCTCCAGCTCCTCTACGCGGGCGACGACCCGTGGCTCGCCGAGCGCAACACGCTGAAGGCGATCTTCCGCCTCACCGAGCGGGGCTACCTGGCGCCCGCGCTCGGCCGGACGCTCTCCGACGCCCTCGTGCACCTCCGCACCGTCGAGCATCGCCTGCAGATCCTCCACGAGTTCCAGACCCACACGCTGCCGGCGTCGGCCGACGAGCTCGGCCGCCTGGCCCGGCGCGTCGGCTTCGAGGGGTCGCCGGCTCGCGCCGCGCGGCGCTTCGTCGCGCACCACCGCGCGGTCCGCGCCGCGGTCCACCGCGCGTTCAGGGAGTTCTTCGCCGAGCGCGCCCCGCGGCCGCGCGCCCGCGTGAAGCTGCCGAGCGTGATGGCGCTCAGGGCCACGGGGTTCGCCGACCCCGACCGCGCGCGCTACAACCTCCAGCTGATCCTCGAGGGGCGCCCGCTCGTGCCCTACGCCGGGCAGCTCCGCCAGGCGCTCGAGCGCCTCTACCCGGCGCTCCTCGACGCCCTCTGGAAGAGCCCCGACCCGGACGAGGCGCTGAACCAGTTCGAGCGCTTCCTCTCCGCCGCGGGCCCGCGCACGGGCCTCATCGAGCTGCTCGCGACGCGCCCCGAGCTCCTCGGCGGGCTCGTGCGGGTGTGCGCGGGCGGCGACGTCCTCACGCAGCTCCTGATCGCCCAGCCCGAGCTCCTGGCCTCGCTCGCCGCGCCCGAGCGGCTCCTCACGCCGAAGCGCGACGCCGCGTACCGGGCGGCGCTGGCGGCCGTCTTCGCGCCCGCGCAGGCGCCCGGCGAGCGGCGCGACGCGCTCCGCCGGGTCAAGCAGGCCGAGGAGCTGGCGATCGTCTGGCGCCACCTGCTCGGCGTGACGACGCTCGAGGGCTACGCGCGCGAGATGACGGCGCTCGCCGAGGCCGTGCTCGCCGCGGGCTTCATCCTCACGCTCGAGCCGCTCGTCGAGCGCCACGGCGTGCCACGCGACGCCGCCGGGCGCTTCGTCCCGGCCGTCGTCGTCGGCCTGGGCAAGCTCGGCGGGCGCGAGCTCGTCACGGGCGGGGACCTCGATATCTTCGTGGTCTTCGGCGAGGACGGCACGACGGACGGCCCCGAGCCGATCGACGCCCACTGGTTCTACAGCCTCTCGGCCGAGCGGCTCGCCGGCACCCTCGGCGACATCACGGCGGCCGGCGTGGCGTTCCCCGTCGACCTCCGCCTCCGGCCCGGGAGCAAGGGGAGCGGCTTCGCGTCGAGCGCCGCCGCGCTCGAGCGGTACTATGGCGAGTACGGGGACCTCTGGGAGCGGCAAACGCTGACCCGGTCGCGGCTCCTCCTCGGGGACCGGGCCCTCGGGCGCCGGGTTCGCGCCGCGCTCCGGCGATTGGTGTACGGCGAGCCCCTGCCTCGAGCCTCACTCAAGGAGATCGCGGAGGTGCGCAAGCGCATGGAGGTCGAGCTCGGCAAGGAGACGCCCGGGCGCCGGCACGTCAAGTACGGGCGCGGCGGCCTCGTGGACGTCGAGTTCCTCGCGCAGGCGCTCCAGCTCGTCCACGGCGCGGAGCACCCGGAGGCGCGCGGCGCGTCGACGGCCGCGGCGCTCGCCGGCCTCGCGCGCGCGGGCGCGCTCGCGCCGGAGACGGCCGAGCGGCTCCTCGGCCATTACCGGTTCCTCCGGCGCGTGTCGGCCGCGCTGCGCCTCCTGGGCGCGCGTCCCACCGACACCCTCGACCTCGCCGGCCCGCTGCCGGCGCGCGTGGCGAGCGCCCTCGGGTTCCCGTCGCGCCGGGCCTTCCTCGACGCCTATCGTGAGCGCACCGAGGCCGTGCGCGCCGCGTACGACGCGCATTTGACATGA
- the polA gene encoding DNA polymerase I → MKKFYVVDGHSQLFRAYHAVGYLSTSKGIPTHAVLILSTMLWKLIREEQPDYLAIAWDPPGPTFRDALSAEYKATRAAMPDDLVRQLPHVRRLVEALRIPGVEVPGFEADDALATLVARALALPGVEVVVVSGDKDLLQLVGPRVRVLSVSGRTGEPVLYDEAKVRERWGVEPAQITDVLALMGDTIDNIKGVRGVGEKTAVKLIAQFGSVDRLYENLTLVAGKLRETLAAGRKDALLSRELATLNREVPFAFDLPAFRRVEPDWAKLRALWMELEFTRLLREMPAPAPVVSDEPVATLADRAAAEAWLATVPAGAPLVLDWAGEARPPDPRVDGVAVFHPAAGAAELPPAEAAEALAGRALVVHDAKPLVEAWLARGAEPPALDDSAVAAYLLNPARSAYRLDELCVEAFGEGPPALPAETAGAKDLARVLATRARWTHRYWEHAAAELRAKELWKVYEEIERPLVPVLALMERHGIRVDPARLETFAKELERDLDNLTREIYRLAGEEFTIASPKQLAHILFEKLELPALRRTKTGYSTDADVLGDLALRHELPAKILEHRSLAKLKGTYADTLPGLVNPRTGRIHTTFNQLVAATGRLSSQDPNLMNIPIRTELGRRIRAAFIPEEGWRFVAADYSQIELRILAHLSGEPAIIESFRRGEDIHTRTASEVFKVKPEEVTSLQRTIAKSANYAILYGVSAFGLSQATKIDQKEAQRYISAYFAAHPRVRAFIDRTLAEGRERGHVTTLLGRRRYLPDLTSANPVARNAAERMAMNAPVQGTASDMIKIAMVRMQAALRSRKLRARMLLQVHDELLFEAPPDEVAAVEALAREIMESALPLQAPVVVDVKTGKDWAEV, encoded by the coding sequence ATGAAAAAATTCTACGTCGTCGACGGCCACTCGCAGCTCTTCCGCGCCTACCACGCGGTCGGCTACCTGTCGACTTCGAAGGGCATCCCGACGCACGCGGTCCTGATCCTCAGCACGATGCTCTGGAAGCTCATCCGCGAGGAACAGCCCGACTACCTCGCGATCGCGTGGGACCCACCGGGCCCGACGTTTCGCGACGCGCTCTCGGCCGAGTACAAGGCGACGCGCGCGGCGATGCCCGACGACCTCGTCCGCCAGCTCCCGCACGTGAGGCGCCTCGTCGAGGCGCTCCGGATCCCGGGCGTCGAGGTCCCGGGCTTCGAGGCCGACGACGCCCTGGCGACGCTCGTCGCGCGCGCCCTCGCGCTGCCCGGCGTGGAGGTCGTCGTCGTGAGCGGGGACAAGGACCTCCTCCAGCTCGTCGGCCCGCGCGTCCGCGTGCTCTCGGTCTCCGGCCGCACAGGCGAGCCCGTGCTGTACGACGAGGCGAAGGTGCGCGAGCGGTGGGGCGTCGAGCCCGCGCAGATCACCGACGTCCTCGCGCTCATGGGCGACACGATCGACAACATCAAGGGCGTGCGCGGCGTCGGCGAGAAGACCGCCGTGAAGCTGATCGCCCAGTTCGGGTCGGTGGACCGCCTCTACGAGAATCTCACGCTCGTCGCGGGCAAGCTCCGCGAGACGCTCGCGGCCGGGCGCAAGGACGCGCTCCTCTCGCGCGAGCTCGCGACGCTGAACCGCGAGGTGCCGTTCGCCTTCGACCTCCCGGCGTTCCGCCGCGTCGAGCCCGACTGGGCAAAGCTCCGCGCTCTCTGGATGGAGCTCGAGTTCACGCGCCTGCTCCGCGAGATGCCCGCGCCGGCCCCCGTGGTGAGCGACGAGCCCGTCGCGACGCTCGCCGACCGCGCAGCGGCGGAGGCCTGGCTTGCGACGGTCCCCGCGGGCGCCCCGCTCGTCCTCGACTGGGCGGGGGAGGCGCGGCCGCCCGACCCCCGCGTGGACGGCGTCGCCGTCTTCCATCCCGCCGCGGGCGCGGCCGAGCTGCCGCCGGCCGAGGCGGCGGAGGCGCTCGCCGGGCGCGCGCTCGTCGTCCACGACGCGAAGCCCCTCGTCGAGGCCTGGCTCGCGCGCGGCGCCGAGCCCCCGGCGCTCGACGACAGCGCCGTCGCGGCGTACCTCCTCAACCCGGCGCGCTCGGCCTACCGGCTCGACGAGCTCTGCGTCGAGGCGTTCGGCGAGGGCCCGCCGGCGCTCCCGGCGGAGACCGCCGGGGCGAAGGACCTCGCCCGGGTCCTCGCGACCCGCGCCCGCTGGACGCACCGGTACTGGGAGCACGCGGCGGCCGAGCTCCGGGCGAAGGAGCTCTGGAAGGTCTACGAGGAGATCGAGCGCCCGCTCGTGCCGGTGCTGGCGCTCATGGAGCGGCACGGCATCCGCGTGGACCCCGCGCGGCTCGAGACCTTCGCGAAGGAGCTCGAGCGCGACCTCGACAACCTCACGCGCGAGATCTACCGGCTCGCGGGCGAGGAGTTCACGATCGCCTCGCCGAAGCAGCTCGCCCACATCCTCTTCGAGAAGCTCGAGCTCCCGGCGCTCCGGCGCACCAAGACGGGCTACTCGACGGACGCCGACGTCCTCGGCGACCTGGCGCTGCGCCACGAGCTGCCGGCCAAGATCCTCGAGCACCGGAGCCTCGCGAAGCTCAAGGGCACGTACGCCGACACGCTCCCCGGCCTCGTGAACCCGCGCACGGGGCGGATCCACACGACCTTCAACCAGCTCGTGGCGGCGACGGGCCGGCTCTCCTCCCAGGACCCGAACCTCATGAACATCCCGATCCGGACCGAGCTCGGCCGGCGGATCCGCGCGGCGTTCATCCCGGAGGAGGGCTGGCGCTTCGTCGCCGCGGACTACTCCCAGATCGAGCTGAGGATCCTCGCGCACCTGTCCGGCGAGCCCGCCATCATCGAGTCGTTCAGGCGCGGCGAGGACATCCACACGCGCACCGCCTCCGAGGTCTTCAAGGTGAAGCCGGAGGAGGTGACGTCGCTCCAGCGCACGATCGCCAAGAGCGCGAACTACGCGATCCTCTACGGCGTCTCCGCCTTCGGCCTCTCGCAGGCGACGAAGATCGACCAGAAGGAGGCGCAGCGCTACATCAGCGCCTACTTCGCCGCCCACCCGCGCGTGCGCGCCTTCATCGACCGGACGCTCGCCGAGGGGCGCGAGCGCGGCCACGTGACGACGCTCCTCGGCCGGCGCCGCTACCTGCCGGATCTCACCAGCGCCAACCCGGTGGCGCGCAACGCGGCCGAGCGGATGGCGATGAACGCGCCGGTCCAGGGGACCGCGAGCGACATGATCAAGATCGCCATGGTTCGGATGCAGGCGGCCCTGCGGTCGCGGAAGCTCCGCGCGCGGATGCTCCTCCAGGTCCACGACGAGCTCCTCTTCGAGGCGCCGCCCGACGAGGTCGCCGCCGTCGAGGCACTCGCCCGCGAGATCATGGAGTCGGCGCTGCCCCTCCAGGCCCCCGTCGTGGTGGACGTGAAGACGGGGAAGGACTGGGCCGAGGTGTGA
- the coaE gene encoding dephospho-CoA kinase (Dephospho-CoA kinase (CoaE) performs the final step in coenzyme A biosynthesis.), which yields MSRRFLLVGLTGGIATGKSSVSDALRQLGCVIIDADVLAREVVEPGEPAHADVVREFGPGVQRPDGALDRKKLGAIVFADPDQRKRLEALTHPRIRERFQRRLQELDERGFDGIVVFDAPVMIESGNYKNMDRLVVVVADAATQRARALARDGDRQDLERRIASQMPLADKARLADYVIDNSGDRDRTLAEVRRVHAALLADLRARVAG from the coding sequence GTGAGCCGGCGCTTCCTCCTCGTCGGCCTCACCGGTGGGATCGCGACGGGCAAGTCCAGCGTCTCCGACGCCCTCCGGCAGCTCGGGTGCGTGATCATCGACGCCGACGTGCTCGCGCGCGAGGTCGTGGAGCCCGGGGAGCCGGCGCACGCCGACGTCGTTCGGGAATTCGGACCCGGCGTGCAGCGGCCCGACGGCGCGCTCGACCGGAAGAAGCTCGGCGCGATCGTCTTCGCGGACCCCGACCAGCGCAAGCGCCTGGAGGCGCTCACCCACCCGCGGATCCGCGAGCGCTTCCAGCGGCGCCTCCAGGAGCTGGACGAGCGCGGCTTCGACGGCATCGTCGTCTTCGACGCGCCCGTGATGATCGAGAGCGGGAACTACAAGAACATGGACCGCCTCGTCGTCGTCGTCGCGGACGCCGCCACCCAGCGCGCGCGCGCCCTGGCGCGGGACGGCGACCGCCAGGACCTCGAGCGGCGGATCGCGAGCCAGATGCCCCTCGCGGACAAGGCCCGGCTCGCCGACTATGTCATCGACAACTCCGGCGACCGCGACCGGACGCTCGCCGAGGTCCGCCGGGTCCACGCGGCGCTCCTCGCCGACCTGCGGGCGCGCGTCGCGGGCTAG
- the rsmA gene encoding 16S rRNA (adenine(1518)-N(6)/adenine(1519)-N(6))-dimethyltransferase RsmA — translation MDKRRALGQHFLRDATIARAVVDLVAPTPNDLVVEIGPGEGALTGELARRAGHVVALEIDPALVARLRARYPEVEVVQADARRWDYGRLAAPAGGRVLVVGNLPYSVGKPILMALVEARAAIREMALMLQREVAERVAAPPGGKVYGSLSVLTQVHCDARVALRVPPGAFRPPPKVESAVLHLRVLDGPRVALADLRRFQAVVRAAFAQRRKMLANALAAGLGVSLEAARRAATTAGVEPGRRAETLTILEFAELTRQLS, via the coding sequence TTGGACAAGCGCCGCGCCCTCGGCCAGCATTTTCTCCGCGACGCGACGATCGCGCGCGCCGTCGTCGATCTGGTCGCGCCGACACCGAACGACCTCGTCGTGGAGATCGGGCCGGGCGAGGGGGCGCTCACGGGCGAGCTCGCGCGGCGCGCGGGGCACGTCGTCGCCCTCGAGATCGACCCGGCGCTCGTCGCGCGGCTGCGCGCGCGCTACCCGGAGGTCGAGGTCGTCCAGGCGGACGCGCGCCGCTGGGACTACGGGCGGCTCGCGGCGCCGGCCGGCGGCCGCGTCCTCGTCGTCGGGAATCTCCCCTACAGCGTGGGGAAGCCCATCCTCATGGCGCTCGTCGAGGCGCGCGCGGCGATCCGCGAGATGGCGCTGATGCTCCAGCGCGAGGTCGCCGAGCGCGTGGCGGCGCCGCCCGGCGGCAAGGTCTACGGGAGCCTCTCCGTGCTGACCCAGGTCCACTGCGACGCGCGCGTGGCGCTGCGCGTGCCCCCGGGCGCCTTCCGGCCGCCGCCGAAGGTGGAGTCGGCGGTCCTCCACCTCCGCGTGCTCGACGGCCCCCGCGTCGCGCTGGCCGACCTGCGGCGGTTCCAGGCGGTGGTCCGCGCCGCCTTCGCCCAGCGGCGGAAGATGCTCGCCAACGCCCTGGCCGCCGGTCTCGGCGTGTCGCTGGAGGCCGCCCGGCGCGCGGCCACCACCGCCGGGGTGGAGCCCGGCCGGCGGGCGGAGACGCTCACAATTCTTGAGTTCGCCGAGCTGACCCGGCAGCTATCATGA
- a CDS encoding M23 family metallopeptidase, giving the protein MSRRSVLALALVVVSVASLATVTRLYLLADASGPRLVAAPAPPPSTFRTAFPTTTRTVPIKRGDNLVAALAREGLGARAAADVAGRLARQGAQLRKLRSRDGLEVTRNFRGEPIEVRYAPSPWLAFTAVARRGSWEVTRATTEPRVRVEAVQGQVRRSLFEAMDAAGESAPLVLAMVEIFSSEFDFTADTRQGDRFRLLVEKRYAGDAFVDCGRIVVAQYVSAGRTLSGVGFAAGGGRWAFYDPAGRSLKKSFLKSPLEFTRITSGFTYARPHPILGGVRPHLAIDYAAPTGTAVRAVADGVVTAAGWDGGNGISITIRHRSGYATMYNHLSKLAAGVRRGARVSQRDVIGYVGMTGLATGPHLDYRVSKDGQFVNPMSEKFIPGEPLAGAERVRFLADARQALDRLADAAPF; this is encoded by the coding sequence ATGTCCAGGCGCTCCGTCCTGGCCCTCGCTCTCGTCGTCGTGAGCGTCGCCTCGCTCGCGACGGTGACGCGCCTCTACCTCCTCGCCGACGCGTCCGGGCCGCGGCTCGTTGCCGCGCCGGCGCCGCCGCCGTCGACGTTTCGCACCGCGTTCCCGACGACGACCCGGACCGTGCCGATCAAGCGGGGCGACAACCTCGTCGCCGCCCTCGCGCGCGAGGGGCTCGGCGCGCGCGCGGCCGCCGACGTCGCGGGGCGGCTCGCGCGGCAGGGTGCCCAGCTCCGGAAGCTCCGGTCGCGCGACGGGCTCGAGGTCACGCGGAACTTCCGCGGCGAGCCCATCGAGGTCCGCTACGCGCCGAGCCCGTGGCTCGCCTTCACCGCCGTCGCGCGGCGTGGGAGCTGGGAGGTCACGCGCGCGACGACCGAGCCGCGCGTGCGCGTCGAGGCGGTGCAGGGTCAGGTCCGCCGCTCGCTCTTCGAGGCGATGGACGCCGCGGGCGAGTCCGCGCCGCTCGTGCTGGCGATGGTCGAGATCTTCTCCTCCGAGTTCGACTTCACCGCGGACACGCGCCAGGGCGACCGCTTCCGCCTGCTGGTCGAGAAGCGCTACGCGGGCGACGCCTTCGTGGACTGCGGGCGCATCGTGGTGGCGCAGTACGTCTCGGCGGGGCGGACGCTCTCGGGCGTCGGGTTCGCGGCCGGCGGCGGGCGCTGGGCCTTCTATGACCCCGCGGGCCGGTCGCTGAAGAAGAGCTTCCTCAAGTCGCCCCTGGAGTTCACGCGCATCACGTCCGGCTTCACTTACGCGCGCCCGCACCCGATCCTCGGAGGCGTGCGCCCGCACCTCGCGATCGACTACGCGGCGCCGACGGGCACCGCCGTGCGCGCCGTGGCCGACGGCGTCGTCACCGCGGCCGGCTGGGACGGCGGCAATGGCATCTCGATCACGATCCGCCACCGCTCGGGCTACGCGACCATGTACAACCACCTCTCGAAGCTCGCCGCCGGCGTCCGCCGCGGCGCGCGCGTGAGCCAGCGGGACGTCATCGGCTACGTCGGCATGACGGGGCTCGCCACCGGGCCGCACCTCGACTACCGCGTCTCGAAGGACGGCCAGTTCGTGAACCCGATGAGCGAGAAGTTCATCCCGGGCGAGCCGCTCGCGGGCGCCGAGCGCGTGCGCTTCCTCGCCGATGCCCGGCAGGCGCTCGACCGGCTCGCCGACGCCGCGCCGTTCTAG
- a CDS encoding ribonuclease J — translation MEPSVRLIPLGGLGEIGLNMMLVESGEDLIAVDCGLMFPDDELPGIDHVIPDFTYVRARRDGFRGVLLTHGHEDHIGALPYLLREAPVPVYGTPLTLALVGERLREHGLLESADLRPMRPRDRFDVGPFGVEPIRVTHSIADGIGLAIQTPVGTIVHTGDFKLDPSPLDGEAPDYRRFAELGEQEVLVLCSDSTNVDRPGHTPSETEVGQALGERFARATGRVVVATFASHIHRIQQVLTLAARHGRHAALLGMSMQKNVALAAELGYLRVPEGLLLPLEELAALPPERQVIVSTGSQGEPNSALALMAAGEHKYVQVLPGDLVIISARVIPGNERTIGRVVNALYRAGAEVLYEDNAFVHVSGHASQEDLKMMLNLTRPRYFIPVHGEYRHLLGHARLARSLGLGPDRVFLLEDGTALEVTKTSARAVAGFPAGRVLVDGKSVGDVGAVVLRDRQLLAEAGFVIVAVTVDRKGGVVAGPEIASRGFVYVEESRELLEELKRAVLAALAEGEPGAGFDREEAGARVRTAVRQLINQRFGRKPVVLPMILEA, via the coding sequence GTGGAACCCTCGGTGCGCCTCATCCCCCTCGGCGGGCTCGGCGAGATCGGTCTCAACATGATGCTCGTCGAGAGCGGCGAGGACCTGATCGCCGTGGACTGCGGCCTCATGTTCCCCGACGACGAGCTCCCCGGCATCGACCACGTGATCCCCGACTTCACCTACGTGCGCGCCCGGCGCGACGGCTTCCGCGGGGTGCTCCTCACACACGGCCACGAGGACCACATCGGCGCCCTGCCCTATCTCCTGCGCGAGGCGCCGGTGCCCGTCTACGGCACGCCCCTGACGCTGGCGCTCGTCGGCGAGCGGCTGCGCGAGCACGGGCTCCTCGAGTCGGCGGACCTCCGGCCGATGCGGCCGCGCGACCGCTTCGACGTCGGCCCCTTCGGCGTCGAGCCGATCCGCGTGACGCACTCGATCGCGGACGGCATCGGGCTGGCGATCCAGACCCCGGTCGGCACGATCGTCCACACGGGCGACTTCAAGCTCGACCCGAGCCCGCTCGACGGCGAGGCGCCCGACTACCGGCGGTTCGCCGAGCTCGGCGAGCAGGAGGTCCTCGTCCTCTGCTCGGACTCGACGAACGTGGACCGGCCGGGCCACACGCCCTCGGAGACCGAGGTGGGCCAGGCGCTCGGCGAGCGCTTCGCGCGCGCGACGGGGCGCGTGGTCGTCGCCACCTTCGCCTCGCACATCCACCGGATCCAGCAGGTCCTGACGCTCGCCGCGCGCCACGGGCGCCATGCCGCGCTCCTCGGCATGAGCATGCAGAAGAACGTCGCGCTCGCCGCCGAGCTCGGCTACCTCCGCGTCCCCGAGGGCCTGCTGCTGCCGCTCGAGGAGCTGGCGGCGCTCCCGCCCGAGCGGCAGGTGATCGTCTCGACGGGGAGCCAGGGCGAGCCCAACTCGGCGCTGGCGCTCATGGCGGCCGGCGAGCACAAGTACGTGCAGGTGCTCCCCGGCGACCTCGTGATCATCTCGGCGCGCGTGATCCCCGGGAACGAGCGGACGATCGGTCGCGTCGTGAACGCGCTCTACCGGGCGGGCGCCGAGGTGCTCTACGAGGACAACGCGTTCGTCCACGTCTCCGGCCACGCGAGCCAGGAAGACCTGAAGATGATGCTGAACCTCACGCGTCCGCGCTACTTCATTCCGGTGCACGGCGAGTACCGGCACCTCCTCGGCCACGCCCGGCTCGCCCGGAGCCTCGGCCTCGGGCCCGACCGCGTCTTCCTCCTCGAGGACGGCACGGCGCTCGAGGTGACGAAGACGTCGGCGCGCGCCGTCGCCGGGTTCCCCGCGGGCCGGGTGCTCGTGGACGGCAAGTCGGTCGGCGACGTGGGCGCGGTGGTGCTCCGCGATCGCCAGCTCCTCGCCGAGGCCGGCTTCGTGATCGTCGCGGTCACGGTGGACCGGAAGGGCGGCGTCGTCGCCGGGCCCGAGATCGCCTCGCGCGGCTTCGTCTACGTCGAGGAGTCGAGGGAGCTCCTCGAGGAGCTGAAGCGCGCGGTGCTCGCGGCCCTCGCCGAGGGCGAGCCGGGCGCGGGCTTCGACCGCGAGGAGGCCGGCGCGCGCGTGCGCACGGCCGTCCGCCAGCTCATCAACCAGAGGTTCGGGCGCAAGCCCGTCGTGCTCCCGATGATCCTGGAAGCGTGA